CCGAAAGGGTCCTTAGCAATAGTCCCAAATAGCAACAACTTCCTGCCTGTGAGTCATCATCAAGATGTGCTTACATTGCTAAAAGATTTTCTAAAATCATAAATCGAAGTGCCTCCATCGCCACTTAGTCAGTGGGAGTTGGTTGTTCTTTTACATTCTCTCGTTAATCTGACCGTTTCCTCTAGAAACGGTTAGATTTATTCCATTAAATGGCCCTTTAATGGAATATCATACTGGATTTTTTTTACAACATCTACAAGAATATAAAAAGAAAAATTTAGTACAGGATTTTAATCAAACTTTATAATAAATTATCGAACTTTTTTACCAATTATCAATCTTTATTTTAAATCTACAAATGAAATGATCATATTGCTGAAAATAATGCTAATATATGGACTACCGTGGCAAAGAAATTAATGCCCGTCGAGTTTTCATTGTACCGAATAAACTCGTCTGACTGGGGAGCAGGTATCGATTGAACCTACCTCATAGGAAAAATGTATATTTAACCAACTAAAAAGCAGTGGATTTCACATTAGAAATCGCACTGCTTTTGTCTTTGTATTAGAGGGGAATCTGGTTACGTTAATAAACCCCTATTTCAACTAATGAAGGAAATATAGTTTAAAAAAGAAATAACTTAATAACAAAGAATATATAATTAACTGGATTGAGTTTTTATTTTCTTTATATTTTTCCCTTGAAACGTATGTAATTTAAGAAACAATTGGTAACATGAAAATGCTAGTAGAAATGGAGAGGATGGGCCATGACACACCCTACATTAGAAATGTACAATTACCATGTTTGGGCAAATGGAGTTATCATTGATCGTTTAAGTGAACTTCCGCAGGAGATTTATCATAAGGACATTCAGAGTGGGTTTTCTTCAGTATCAAAAGTGTTGTCTCACATTTATCTGACTGATTACTCATGGTTTGAAATTATCTCAGGTAAAGGTATGAATGAAGCAATGGCGTCAGCGGATGAATTAAGAGAACATGTGGAAACCAAAAGTATTGAAGAAATGAAAAAATTGTTTATAGAAATATCTGAACAGTACAAGGCATTTCTGAACGATCAAGAAGATATCGAAAAGTTGATAGTTGTAGATAACCCGTATGCTGGGTTGCTCGAGACTTCCATTTCCGAGACTATCCTTCACATTGTCACTCACGGATCCTATCACCGTGGTAATATAGCAACCATGTTGCGGCATATGGGGCACACCTCTGTAATGCAAGATTTTGGACTTTATTTATATGCAAAATAGAACAGAGTAATCCAACTCTCCAATCCCGAAGGAATAAAATCAGCATAGCTGTCGATATGAATATCAGCTGCAATGTATAGATTTTAAAAGGCAACGGTTTCAATCTTTAATACTCTTGCTGGAATTATTTCTAAGTCGCGGTCACCTACTACCAAATCAATATGGGGAGTTGGTAGTAGGGTTCAGATGATGAACTATGAGGTTTTCGGGTGAATCCTTGTTCTTCTACCGATACAATTTCTTTAAAGTATTTTGCAAATTGAATTTTCTTAAAGTTAGAATTTGCATTAGAACGGATAGACCAGGTAAGTAAGAACACCAACAATGATTCCTGTTATTATTCCGAAAAAAACTTCTGCTGGTTGATGTCCTAGGAGTTCTTTTAGTTTTTTCCTGGACTCTGTCTTTTTTAAATTTGGATTTTTTAAGGTTTCGATAAGGCGATTCCAATCAGCTAACAATGTATTTAACACTTCGGCATGGTAGCCTGCATGTCTTCGGACTCCAGTGGCATCATGCATAACAATTAGCGAAAAGACCACACAAATGGAAAACTCATTTGATTGGAGTCCTGATGTTAACCCAATGGCTGTAGTCAAAGAAATAATAGTTGCTGTATGAGAACTAGGCATGCCGCCCGTACTAAACATCAGATTCCATTTTATTTCTCCTGACGTTATATAATGAATGGGGATTTTTACAAACTGGGCAATAAACATTCCTAAAAGCGCAGCTAAAATTGGATAGGATAAAAACATCAATGTCCTCCTAATGATTGTTTGTCTTTAGAATATGACATAAATCCCAAAATAATGAAAAATTTTAGACTGGATGAGGAAAAGTCCGTGAATAGGAGAATTTAGGGAGTAAAACTGTCCTCATGAGGTGTTTGACAGAAACAAGATTGAAAAACAAAAACTGTCTTCATAGAGTGTTCATGAGGACAGTTTTTTCTGCGAGAAGAATCTTTAAAATTATCGTAATGGAAAAAGGCACCATGTAAACTCACAATTATGGCCGGAAAAATTGCAATACTGTTCCTTTTTCTTCTGCTGCCTCAACCTCTGCATATGCACCATTAATAAAGGTAATTTGCGGTGGAACGTGACCGCAATCAATATCATAAATAATTGGAATGTTGAGTTCATCAGCAAGGTCTTGATAAACATCCTCAACCGTATAGTTGTCTACTGGTGTATTCGCTGGACTTCGACCAAACATAAGACCTGAGCAATGGACAAACCAGCCAGCTAGCTTCATTTGCACCAATGACCTTCGCAAATCCGGGGTGGTCAGCTCACAGTTCTCCAAATACCAAATTACAGGTTCTCCATTAATATGCTGTTTTCTAAAGTTTTGAACATCACCAAACGGTGTGCCAATTAGATGCCTGATAATGTCAATACATCCGCCGAGTAAACGACCTTGTATCTTCACATTACGATTTGATACCGTTTTCCATAAGGTTGTTTCAGTTAAATGAAAAACACAAGGTGAAGGGTTATCATGCTGCCACGCTTTCTGATAGTGTTCAGAGGATCGTTGAAGGATCGATTCCCCTAACTTCGTCGATAATACCGTCTGCCACATGGCTGTTGTTTCGTCTGAAAATTCTCCGCGTAAATCAATTAAGTTAGTCCCGTGAGCTGTGGAGATTCCTGTTTTCAATGTAATGGCTAAGAGCAAGCCGCTAATATCGGAGTAGCCTAATATCCACTTGTTTCTAATATTTTCATAGTCAATATGTTCAAGTATCTCGATTAATAACTCACCGCCCCATGGGGGAATGATGATGTCGATTTTACTGTCAGCCATTAGCGTATTAAATTCTGCTGCCCGCTTTATCGCAGGTGCGGATTTTGCCTTGTTCTGCGTCCAAACAGTTTCGCTGCAGGTAATTCGAAAACCTCTCATTTCTAACTGGTTGCATGCAAGGGTAACCAGATCATGTAATTCAGCAGATACCCCTGATGAAGGTGCTGTTACACCTATCGTCGCTCCCTTTTTTAATTGCGGATATGTAATCATAGAAATCCACCCTCACTTTTAGATGATTTTACCAAAAAGGATTTAGATTAACCACATTTATTTGTGTGGGAATAAGC
The DNA window shown above is from Neobacillus sp. WH10 and carries:
- a CDS encoding DinB family protein, whose protein sequence is MTHPTLEMYNYHVWANGVIIDRLSELPQEIYHKDIQSGFSSVSKVLSHIYLTDYSWFEIISGKGMNEAMASADELREHVETKSIEEMKKLFIEISEQYKAFLNDQEDIEKLIVVDNPYAGLLETSISETILHIVTHGSYHRGNIATMLRHMGHTSVMQDFGLYLYAK
- a CDS encoding divergent PAP2 family protein, producing MFLSYPILAALLGMFIAQFVKIPIHYITSGEIKWNLMFSTGGMPSSHTATIISLTTAIGLTSGLQSNEFSICVVFSLIVMHDATGVRRHAGYHAEVLNTLLADWNRLIETLKNPNLKKTESRKKLKELLGHQPAEVFFGIITGIIVGVLTYLVYPF
- a CDS encoding S66 peptidase family protein — translated: MITYPQLKKGATIGVTAPSSGVSAELHDLVTLACNQLEMRGFRITCSETVWTQNKAKSAPAIKRAAEFNTLMADSKIDIIIPPWGGELLIEILEHIDYENIRNKWILGYSDISGLLLAITLKTGISTAHGTNLIDLRGEFSDETTAMWQTVLSTKLGESILQRSSEHYQKAWQHDNPSPCVFHLTETTLWKTVSNRNVKIQGRLLGGCIDIIRHLIGTPFGDVQNFRKQHINGEPVIWYLENCELTTPDLRRSLVQMKLAGWFVHCSGLMFGRSPANTPVDNYTVEDVYQDLADELNIPIIYDIDCGHVPPQITFINGAYAEVEAAEEKGTVLQFFRP